The Manihot esculenta cultivar AM560-2 chromosome 17, M.esculenta_v8, whole genome shotgun sequence genome contains the following window.
CTCTATCTTCACCGTCCAATCCTGTGGTCCACATCCAGCCACCTAATTATCACAACAGTATAGCCACCTCTACCTTCGATCTCTCTCGATCAGGGCTTCCTCTGATGACGATGCTAATGTGACTGATTGTCTAAGCTTTTTATTTGCtggtttttccttttctttttattagagATTCAGAAATTCAGAGAATGGATCGATCGGCAGTAACTGTAGGTCCAGGTATGGATATGCCGATTATGCACGATAGTGACCGGTACGAGCTAGTGCGAGATATCGGCTCCGGGAATTTTGGAGTGGCCAGGTTGATGAGAGATAAGCAGACCGACGAGCTTGTTGCCGTTAAGTATATCGAGAGAGGTGAGAAGGTTAGTGTGTCTAATTTGCTTTTCAAACTTTCGTGCTTATTTTTCTTTAGATAGGTTATTGAGCTTCTGGTTAatggttaagttttaaatttagaGTAAAATAGATGTGCTTGTCTGAGTTTCTTTAATCTGTGGTTTCGATAGGCGTTTGCGCTTGAATTTATTGGCAAATCAGCTTGATATGCATTTGTCTTTGGATAGGTTTTGACTTTCATGTATATTTCAAAATTAGTTTCTTATTTAGGAGCAATTAATTGTATGATTTATCCATGCTCTAAGTTTGAATTCATTTCCTATCTCAACGGAGTAATTTGGTTGTGTTGCTCTTGTTCAAGGGCTAGTAGCTGTTTGCATCATTGACTGACCAAAGTTTCTACCTCATTATTTTTGTATTCCAACATTATAGAAATCATTCTTTTGGTAGTTTCTATTCAGCTGCATTTGTTTTGAGATTTCTTTTCTGGAATTGGAAGATTATACGCCTAGCAGGTGATGTAGATGAAATGAAATTACGTGCATGTCCATGGGATCTggaaattagtttttttttttccctccatATCTGAATGcaaatgattttattgatttgtTATACTAAGGGGGaataaaagagagagaaagacaaAGAAAAAGTAGTGTGTTTACTTTTCACAAAAAGAAGCTTCAAAAGTGAAGAGGGTGAGGACCATGAATCTTCAATCAGGCCACTCATTTTGACCTTTCATTCTAAAAAATGATGTGTACGGCACCATCTAAGTTATTGTTTATGGAGCTGGCTTGTTGATCCTAAGTAATTTGATCCCCTTCCAAGCTTTGTAGAATTTTTCATGTTGGCATTGGAATTTTTACCTTGCTTTTATTTTCTGTGTAACAGATAGATGAAAATGTACAAAGAGAAATTATTAACCACAGGTCACTGAGGCATACTAACATTGTCAGATTCAAAGAGGTCTGTTGATTTGATCCCATAACTTATATATTCTTCTTCCGGAAGGGATATCAACAATTTATGGATTGCAAATATAGGTCATATTAACACCAACACACCTGGCTATTGTGATGGAGTATGCATCTGGGGGAGAACTTTTTGAGCGGATATGCAATGCAGGCCGCTTCAGTGAGGATGAGGTTCTTACTCAACATATTGAGTTTGTTATAGTGGTCTTCAAATTTATCTTAGTGTGCTCTGGCTTATAATGTAGGCTCgctttttctttcaacaacttATATCGGGAGTTAGCTACTGCCATGCAATGGTTAGTAAATCAAGGTTTCTGCCTTTGATTGTTAGTGTTATTTCGCCCAGAAGGTTTGACTTACTGATCAGGTTTGCTCCCTTTCTATTTATTTCTTTGTGAAGCAAGTATGCCACCGTGATTTAAAATTGGAGAATACATTGTTGGATGGAAGCCCTGCACCTCGTCTGAAGATTTGTGACTTTGGTTACTCTAAGGTACAAggattcttccttgattctgcACTTAATTGTCCACGCACACCATAAGGTGATATCTTGAATGCCTATATGATTTTGGGCATTGTGGAATTGTTTTGTGTTGGATAAACAAATGATTTTGTAGAAAATTTTTGCTCTTCATGAATGCTCACTAGTTTGATGTGCAAAAGTTTGCTGTTCACGTGATATTCTATGTTGCTTTCTTTTCTGGTGTGTGCTGTTGTTAATTGTCCATATTCTTTTACATTATCATCTTTTGACAGTCATCGAAGCTCCATTCACAACCAAAATCTACTGTTGGAACTCCTGCATATATTGCACCTGAAGTTCTACTTAAGAAGGAATATGATGGCAAGGTAATGTAATgattctctctttctctgcttaaAAATTTGTTTTAAACTATGTGAGCTTGTGCAGTTAAAATCCTTTCAAATTAATGTGTGTGCTCTGAGTTTGTGGTCTTTCTTATATTGCCTGTTTgagtctttttcttcttcttcttggaaGAGCTTTTTTAAGAATCATGTTTATTTATGAATCATTTTTATCGGCATTATCTGAACTTCTACATTTGTAACATCACCTTAAGGATATATGCTAGTGTGAGGCTTTATACCTTGTTTTGCAATTAATTTGCATTCTTTCCAAACTATAAGCTTGGCCCATCCATTTTAACTAGGAAACCCCGAAACCAGGCCAATGGTTAGTCCAGGTTACCCCTACAATCATGAATTTGTGAAACCTGATGACTTGGCCAACCTGGCAACAGGTCACTTTACCAGAGTGGGTTTCAGTGATACCTTTTGTTAACTTTTTGTACAGAATGACGTTGTTTTGTACACTGGCAATCATTGATTAGGGACATGTAACAACTGTAAACATGGCAAAAAATGTAAGATTAacatattttatgtttttcaatTCCAAAAAGaaactctagacccctattttggaTAATGTAATTTTCTTATTAGTGTTTGTGGAGTCAAAGTTGGGGAATGATTACCCTTAATTGAAGCTCAATGGTAAATTAGGTAATTGATAAATATCAAAAGGATATATTTTTGTTTACCTCCTAACAATTATTCAATTAATGTATATAAGATTTCTAAATCCAATACATAAATTCAATATTTGTTGAATAATGTTCAGTATGAAACTATGAATAGTGTGAATAGTGTACCAGTTCGACCTATATTCAAATGTAAATTCTTAACCCTTTGTCTCTGCTGGTTTGCAGACTGGAGCAGGTCTGAAGCCTAGTTAATATATGATTTACTAGGCCCATGATATGATTAAATATATTGTATAACAGTACCCCCCTCCTCATCATCAATGCCTGTGAATATTGTTATTAATGGTTTGTTGACCTGcccataaatattattattattatgttttttaataagccaaattttattaataataaactaAGGGAAAAACTTAACATGGCAGCCAAACTAAAGCCAGCATAGATCACACAcacaaaaagaagagaaaagaaaagaacaactCCAACAACCTCCTAAAACTTGCAATATTAAGTGAAAATGTCTAGAGAAGATCAATATCATAAAAAGCAGTAGAAACGACACAGAAACAGATCAAACATtcgattgaaaaaaaaaaaacagcacaGGGAAACAGTAAACTGAGACCTAAGCATGCTTAAGCCAACAAAACAACACTATCATCAGAAGCAACTGAGCAGCATGAAACACGCAACTGAATGAGGTAGGATCATAATGAACTACTAACTAtgccaaaacaaaaagaaaatggaaagaaaaagctAGAACAGCACCCACAAATCTCAACCTCTACTAGCAATTAGCAACAAAGAGAACAACTGCAGATATGATATGGAGCATTAGTGAAGGGGTGGCACCAAGCAACATTAAATAAAAACCAGGCAACCATTTCAATTGCTCTTTAAACTCCTTGTTGGCTAATCAAACCAGtgacatttttaaaattcatgcaAAACATAGTGCACCCAGATGTTGGGAGAAGCAGAAATCAAGTTATCAAATGCATTGAAGACCTACTGTAACCTCCATGGCCTAACATCATTTGAACTATAAACCAAGACACTGCATTAAAAGAATCAGATTCAATAACAATGCCATCAAAGTTGTTGTAGCATGATAACAGTAGACTGTAGAGCCCCTCTAATTGCTAGAACTTCAGAATTATTGGAGTTGCACATGCCACAAAGACCTTAAATCACACATGATAACTGTAGACTGTAGACCTTAAAAGAGTCAGATCCAATAACAGTGCCATCAAAGTTGGTGTAGCATGATAACTGTAGACTGTAGAGCCCTTCTAATTGCTAGAACTTCAGAATTATTGGAGTTGCACATGCCACAGAGACCTTAAATCACGCATGAAAACTCCAGGGGTGTTCCATAGGATTCACCAGTACCCGCTGGTCAAGCTTTTCCTATGCCAGAGGCATCAACATTCCATTTGAGAAATTTAGTAGGTGGAGGCTGCCAAACTAAAATTGGTCTAGATGATTAGGACTTGGGAGTGCTAGCAGCCTTAATGCTGTCCACAGCCAGAGGTAAGTATTGATGCAAGAAAGTAAGGTTTAAATTTGAGGAACCCACCTGTTACGTCGGGTTATGGATTGTGTCATAGGTATGCTTACAGTAAAATCAGCGTCCAAGGCTGAAGCCGTTGATTTTCCTTGATTCTTTTCTTGCCCAATTGTTGTTATCGTGAGTTCAGTCAAGGGAGTTCTGACTTTTTAAACTTGTTGAGAGAGAGTTTAGATCTCAATTTAGATGAAataaatatgtttattttatttcgTTTTTTCAGCAATATATATAGGGAATAGTATTACTGTTTAACACAATTTTACTAAGACAGGAGTTCTAAGGAATAAGAAAATCAagagataaaataaaacaatataatcctaaaataaaggatcaagcaatttaatcataaaataaatcaaatacttagcaatttaattctaaaataaattaaatactaGACATCACTCCCCCTGGACAAAGAGTTTGTTCTCAACCTCAAAGGTCCATTGAATTAAAACCTCTGAACTGCTTCTCCAGTGTGTGTGCTTTCACTTTGGATCACCCCAATCATTGATCGTGTGCTTTCACTTTGGATCACCCCAATAATTGATCTGTAACCAAAATAGCATTTTACATTGATGACCCACAGTATAACGTTCATATCACAGTTGTAACACAGTCCCGCCATTTCGCCTTTAGTCAATCTCTTTACCATAGGGCCCTGAGTGCTATTGTTGTGACTAACTGTCGGAGTATTATTGGTGTTTTGATTTTAGAGTGATGTGGATGATAAGAGCGCATATTGTTTATTCCCCACCCAAGTTGTTGAAAAATTTCCTACAGCTCCATTTTGTGTCAaagtctattttttttttttcaaaggtcCATACTAAGCTCATGGCCGTTGCAAGATTGGGTGGACTTTGAAGTTCCACATCCATTCTAATCAATTCAGTTAATCCAGTTGTGAATATCTCCACCTGTTGTGAACCTGTGATTTAGTGTACCCTTGCAAACAAAACCTGAAATTTGTGTTGATACTTTTCCACACTGCTGGTTTGTTTTAAGTTGGCTCACTCACCAAAGGATCTTCTCAGTGGAGGTCCAAAGTGGCAATAGTTGTGTCCCAAGTTATTCCTGGTTCTTCCTGGTCTAGTTTGAAAATCCATAATTGAGCCTCTCCAATCATGTGGAATGCCGCAAGTCCCACTTTGTCAGCCTCTGCAATTTTTTGATTGTGGAAAAATTAATCACAACGGTTCAGCCATCCCAA
Protein-coding sequences here:
- the LOC110605352 gene encoding serine/threonine-protein kinase SRK2E isoform X1; this translates as MDRSAVTVGPGMDMPIMHDSDRYELVRDIGSGNFGVARLMRDKQTDELVAVKYIERGEKIDENVQREIINHRSLRHTNIVRFKEVILTPTHLAIVMEYASGGELFERICNAGRFSEDEARFFFQQLISGVSYCHAMQVCHRDLKLENTLLDGSPAPRLKICDFGYSKSSKLHSQPKSTVGTPAYIAPEVLLKKEYDGKIADVWSCGVTLYVMLVGAYPFEDPEEPKNFRKTIHRILNVQYSIPDYVHISPECRHLIGRIFVADPAKRISIPEIRNHEWFLKNLPADLMDENTMNKNQFEEPDQPMQSIDEIMQIISEATIPAAGTRSLNQYLTGSLDIDDDMEEDLESDPELDMDSSGEIVYAM